The Cygnus atratus isolate AKBS03 ecotype Queensland, Australia chromosome 12, CAtr_DNAZoo_HiC_assembly, whole genome shotgun sequence genome has a segment encoding these proteins:
- the APRT gene encoding adenine phosphoribosyltransferase, which yields MNGERLSAVRARVRCFPDFPVPGVLFRDISPLLKDPVAFRALIDLLEDHLRASFPHIDFIAGLDSRGFLIGPPLAQRLGVGFVPIRKKGKLPGPTESASYTLEYGEAELEIQSDAVEPGQKVVIVDDLLATGGTMHAACELVKRLKAEVLECLVIIELKLLKGVEKLESIPFYSLLQYD from the exons ATGAACGGGGAGAGGCTGAGCGCCGTGCGCGCCCGGGTCCGCTGCTTCCCCGACTTCCCGGTGCCCGGCGTGCTGTTCCG CGACATCAGCCCCTTGCTGAAGGATCCTGTGGCCTTCAGGGCTCTGATTGATCTGCTGGAAGATCACCTGAGGGCGTCTTTCCCCCACATCGACTTCATTGCAG GTCTGGACTCCCGCGGCTTCCTCATAGGCCCCCCTCTGGCTCAGAGACTGGGGGTCGGCTTCGTGCCGATACGCAAAAAGGGGAAGCTTCCCGGTCCGACCGAGTCCGCCTCGTACACCCTGGAGTATGGCGAG GCTGAACTTGAAATCCAGAGCGACGCCGTGGAACCGGGACAAAAAGTAGTAATTGTAGATGACTTGCTTGCAACTGGAG GTACGATGCATGCGGCCTGCGAGCTGGTGAAGAGGCTGAAGGCTGAAGTCCTGGAGTGCCTGGTGATCATAGAGCTAAAACTCCTGAAAGGGGTGGAAAAGCTCGAGTCCATCCCCTTCTACTCCCTGCTCCAGTACGACTGA
- the CDT1 gene encoding DNA replication factor Cdt1: MAQLRLTDFFGRAKAAAAVPTKRGGGPRLKAAPGGAPVHREAEDGAPPPPLPASPRTPSRGAVPAVPGLAGRKRSRREMEAEPLTGAGTGERGGKSARKRLELPTDEGPPAAAASPPPAKPPPAGRTRSPGREQDGGTVPRKALHLELEDLAALRNRLQRMKMKTPSQLLPIPAGAGAELRSRLETLRGLELRLRDKAAASGAQTQETTAPAAEATGGQKLPAYQRFHALAQDQPPGLTLPYKYKVLAEMFRSVDTIAGMLFNRAETITFAKVKQGVQDMMRKQFEERHVGQIKAVYPTSYRLRQEKNIPTFGSGVKKSDYQLTLEPVLGEDEKVCGRPHLSASRLLERRKEFNRSLVNIVKQHHAAFLATLTPPMVVPEDKLTRWHPRFNVDEVPDISPAELPRPPQEDRITTAQELLSTARGMMIPKMEKALANLALRTAEAGAGEPVLSKAPSPASTSSALKGVSQALLERIRAKEARKLQALMTRDPRQEERLAMLGRLPAMARVLRNVFVAEKKQALPLEVACARMAESFPTQMTAGEMEKHLRLFAELLPDWVGIHAIRTDTYIKLDKNKDLGLIVERLAKAAKEAEAL, from the exons ATGGCTCAGCTCCGCCTCACCGACTTCTTCGGCCGTGCCAAGGCGGCCGCCGCCGTCCCCACCAagcgcggcggcggcccccggcTGAAGGCAGCCCCAGGGGGAGCCCCGGTGCACCGGGAGGCCGAGGATGGAGCCCCGCCACCGCCGCTGCCCGCCTCGCCCCGCACCCCGTCCCGCGGCGCTGTCCCGGCCGTGCCGGGGCTGGCGGGCAGGAAGCGGAGCCGCCGCGAGATGGAAGCGGAGCCGCTCACCGGGGCCGGTACCGGGGAGCGCGGAGGGAAATCGGCGCGGAAGAGGCTGGAGCTGCCCACGGACGAGGGGCCGCCGGCTGCG GCCGCCAGCCCCCCACCGGCAAAGCCCCCCCCGGCGGGCAGGACCCGATCTCCTGGCCGGGAGCAGGATGGCGGGACCGTGCCGCGGAAAGCCCTGCACCTGGAGCTG GAGGACCTGGCCGCGCTGCGGAACCGCCTGCagaggatgaagatgaagaccccgtcccagctgctgcccatcCCCGCCGGGGCCGGTGCTGAGCTGCGGAGCCGCCTGGAGACCCTGCGGGGCCTGGAGCTGCGGCTCCGTGACAAGGCGGCGGCGAGCGGAGCACAGACACAGGAGACAACAGCTCCGGCAGCGGAGGCGACTGG cgGCCAGAAGCTCCCCGCGTACCAGCGGTTCCACGCCCTTGCGCAGGACCAGCCGCCGGGGCTCACGCTGCCCTACAAGTACAAGGTGCTGGCTGAGATGTTCCGCAGCGTGGACACCATCGCCGGGATGCTCTTCAACCGCGCCGAGACCATCACCTTCGCCAAGGTCAAGCAGGGGGTGCAGGACATGATGCGCAA gCAGTTTGAGGAGCGGCACGTGGGCCAGATCAAGGCGGTGTACCCCACCTCGTACCGGCTGCGCCAGGAGAAGAACATCCCCACCTTCGGCAGCGGCGTTAAGAAGTCCGACTACCAGCTCACGCTGGAGCCCGTGCTGGGGGAAG ACGAGAAGGTGTGCGGCCGCCCGCACCTGTCGGCATCGCGCTTGCTGGAGCGCAGGAAGGAGTTCAACCGCAGCCTGGTGAACATCGTCAAGCAGCACCACGCG GCGTTCCTGGCCACCCTCACGCCCCCCATGGTGGTACCCGAGGACAAGCTGACCCGCTGGCATCCCCGCTTCAACGTGGACGAGGTGCCGGACATCAGCCCGGCAGAGCTGCCGCGGCCGCCGCAGGAGGACAGGATCACCACggcccaggagctgctgagcacGGCTCGGGGCATGATGATCCCCAAG ATGGAAAAAGCTCTTGCCAACCTGGCCCTGAGAACCGCTGAAGCCGGTGCGGGGGAACCGGTGCTTTCCAAAGCACCGTCCCCTGCCAGCACCTCCAGCGCTCTGAAGGGGGTGTCCCAGGCGCTGCTCGAGCGG atCCGCGCGAAGGAGGCGCGGAAGCTGCAGGCGCTGATGACCCGGGACCCGCGGCAGGAGGAGCGGCTGGCCATGCTGGGGCGGCTGCCGGCCATGGCCCGCGTCCTGCGCAACGTCTTCGTGGCCGAGAAGAAGCAGGCGCTGCCCCTGGAGGTGGCGTGCGCCCGCATGGCCGAGAGCTTCCCCACGCAGATGACCGCGG GAGAGATGGAGAAACACCTGCGCCTCTTCGCGGAGCTGCTGCCCGACTGGGTGGGGATCCACGCCATCAGGACGGACACCTACATCAAGCTGGACAAGAACAAGGACCTCGGGCTCATCGTGGAGAGGCTCGCCAAGGCGGCCAAGGAGGCGGAAGCGCTCTGA